DNA sequence from the Arthrobacter jinronghuae genome:
TAGGTGCTAGTTGACCTGGTTGATGATGGTCTCGGCAACTTCGCGCATGCTCAGCCGGCGGTCCATGGAGGTCTTCTGGATCCAGCGGAAGGCCTCGGGTTCGGTGAGGCCCATCTTGGTGGTCAGCAGCGACTTGGCGCGCTCGACCAGCTTGCGGGTGGCGAACTGTTCCTTCAGGTCGGTGACCTCGGCTTCGAGGGCCTTGATCTCCTCGTGGCGGGACAGGGCGATCTCGATGGCGGGAATCAGGTCCGCGGGGGTGAAGGGCTTGACCACGTAGGCCATGGCGCCGGCCTCGCGTGCACGCTCCACCAGTTCCTTCTGGCTGAACGCTGTCAGCAGCACCACGGGGGCAATGCGTGCCTTGACGATCTGTTCGGCGGCCGTGATGCCATCCATCAGCGGCATCTTGACGTCCATCAGGACCAGGTCCGGCTTCAACTCGTTGGCCAGCTGGACGGCCTTCTCACCGTTGTCCGCCTCGCCCACGACGTCGTAACCCTCGCCGGTGAGGATCTCGACAATGTCCAGACGGATCAGGGTCTCGTCTTCGGCGACGAGTACACGGCGGGCCGGGCTGTTGGACGGCGCGGTGTTGGCAGACGCAGCGTTGGTCGACGCGGCGGGCGCGGACTCGGTGGACTCAGACACAGATGGCTCCTCAGATACGGTCTCTCCCGCCGGCAGACCGGCGGTTCACACAATCAGCGTATCCGCATGTAGAGTAGTTTTGCGCTCAACACGGTAAGTACTAGTGCTTCGTGACGCAGGGCACGCCCGAATGGCGGAATTGGCAGACGCGCTGCACTCAAAATGCAGTATCGAAAGGTGTGTGGGTTCGAGTCCCACTTCGGGCACCAGCTTGTTGCAGACGGAAACACCCCGGTCTTCGGACCGGGGTGTTTTCTTTTGTCTTTAGCGGCGGCGTTTCAGGCGGCGGGGGTCTGGGGGAAGGCGCGAAGGCTTCGTTCCGCGACGGCCTGAAGTTCTGAACGGGTGGCGCCGCCAGCCGCCTGGACGGCGATGCCGGCCGCCACCGCTGCGAGATAGCGGGCGAGATCAGCCGGGTCCTCGGCTGCGGAGAGGTTTCCGTCCTCGATGGCCTGCCGGAAACGCTCGCTGAAGCGGGCCTCTCCTGCCCTGCGGCTGGCTGCGAGGAAGTCGATGATGCGCTGGTCCTCCGGATTGCCGGCGAGCCCGCCCTGGATCGAGAGGCAGCCGGCGGGGCGTTCGGGCCGGGTGACGGCCTCCACGTTCGAGCGCAGGTAATGCGCAGCAACCTCGTACGCTGTGGGCTGGCCGAGGGCTTCGTCGACGTAGGCCATATCGACCCGGGCATATCTCGCGATGGCCTGGCGGAACGTCTCTTCCTTGTTTCCGAATGCGGCATACAGGCTGGGGCGGCTGATCCCCATGGCACGG
Encoded proteins:
- a CDS encoding TetR/AcrR family transcriptional regulator — translated: MAVRGRPREFDVDKALERAVDVFWRQGYEGTTLSDLTRAMGISRPSLYAAFGNKEETFRQAIARYARVDMAYVDEALGQPTAYEVAAHYLRSNVEAVTRPERPAGCLSIQGGLAGNPEDQRIIDFLAASRRAGEARFSERFRQAIEDGNLSAAEDPADLARYLAAVAAGIAVQAAGGATRSELQAVAERSLRAFPQTPAA
- a CDS encoding ANTAR domain-containing response regulator, with translation MSESTESAPAASTNAASANTAPSNSPARRVLVAEDETLIRLDIVEILTGEGYDVVGEADNGEKAVQLANELKPDLVLMDVKMPLMDGITAAEQIVKARIAPVVLLTAFSQKELVERAREAGAMAYVVKPFTPADLIPAIEIALSRHEEIKALEAEVTDLKEQFATRKLVERAKSLLTTKMGLTEPEAFRWIQKTSMDRRLSMREVAETIINQVN